AGGTTGCATGCTCATAAATCTACTTATTGGCTTTATGCGGGTTGTGGTTGGGACAAACTTTGTTGGAGCAACGTTCAGGTATGGTTTTGGTGCCTTCCATCATGAGCGAGTGACACATCGGGCAAATGCGTCCCGTCGGTTTCGCTTTGATTGCATTCTTGCATTTTGGATAGTTGGAACAACTGTAAAAGAGACCGAACCGTCCGCGCCTCTCCGTCATCATTCCTTCTTTGCAAACAGGACACAACACGCCAGTAGAGTTTCTTTTTTCAAGCTCCGCGTCCTTTTTGATATACTTGCATTTTGGATAATTTGAGCACGCGATGAATCTTCCGAATTTACCGTCTCTTTCAATGAGCTTTCCCCCGCAGAGAGGACAGAGCTCGCCTGTTTCAACTGACCCTTCAAGCTCGACTCCTTCAAAGGTGCGTGCACCAGCGCAGTCCGGAAATCGGGCGCAGCTTAAAAATTTGCCGGCTTTTCCCAGCTTGATTATCATTGGTCCCTTGCAGACGGGACAAGGAAATTCTATAGGCCCCGCCCCCAGATTTGTAATTCGCTCAATTTTGTCCTTTGACTTCACGTCCTTCGAAAAAGGTTTGTAAAAATCGGAAAGCGTTTTCTCATAGCCCCGCTTGCCAGTTGCGATATCGTCGAGTTTGTCCTCCATCTCCGCGGTGAAGGTGTCGCTTATGTATTCGCTGAAATACTTTTCCAAAAATGAGCTCACCACGTCACCTGTATCGGTCGGCTTTAGAGCCTTACCGCCTTGTGGTGGAAATTTCTCCACGTATCCGCGATCGATAATTGTTTTTATGATGGAAGCGTAGGTCGAAGGGCGGCCGATGCCTCTTTTTTCAAGTTCTTTAACCAGTCCAGCTTCGGAATATCTTGGAGGAGGTTCGGTCATTTTTTCTTCCGTCTTCATTTCAGTGAGCTTAAGCGGATCGCCTGTTTTCACTTTCGGCAGTTCGACATCCTCTCCGCGAGCCGCCACATCAACCGCGAGCCAGCCCGGAAAAAGCGTTCGGGAGCCGTTTGCGATAAAATTCGGCACAGCAGGGTCGGTGACGCCAGCAGATATGCGGGTGCGAAGAATTTTTGCATCGGCCATCTGCGACGAAATGGTTCTTTGCCAAATCAGGCGGTAGAGTTTTTTTTGTTCGTCATTTGCTCCCGCGCTTTCATGTGCGAAATTGGTGGGACGAATGGCTTCATGCGCCTCTTGCGCGTTCTTGCTTTTTCTCGCGAATACACGAGGAGAAAGATATTCTTTGCCAAATTTATTTTCAATTGTCGCGTATATTTGAGCAAGCGCAGTTGGAGCGAGGTTCGTGCTGTCTGTTCTCATGTAGGTCACGAGTCCCGCCTCATAGAGCCTCTGGGCCACCTGCATTGTCTTTGACGGGGCAAAACCTAGTCGTGAGCTTGCAGATTGTTGAAGAGTTGAGGTGATAAAGGGCGCGCGGGGAGAACGTTTTGCCTCCGTCTCAACCACGTCTTTAATTGACCAGGGATTGTTCTTACCGATTTCCATAATAGCGTCAACTTCACTCTTTTCGGTCGGCTCTTTTTCGCAGGTAAAAAGGACGGGCTTCTTGTCTGCCGTCTCCGTGTCCGCAGTTATCACCCAAAATGCGTGCGAGATGAAAGCGCGAATTTCACGTTCGCGCTCCATGAGGATGCGGAGAGCGGGGGATTGCACTCTTCCTGCGGAGAGGCCGTATCTGACTTTTTTCCAAATGAGCCCCGACAGGTCATAGCCCACCAATCGGTCGAGAACCCTCCTCGCCTCCTGCGCCCTGCGCAAATTTTCGTCAATGTCCCTTGGGTGTTTTAGCGCTTCCTCGATAGCTTCCTTCGTAATTTCATGATACGTAATCCTTTTGATTTTTTGTTTCGAATTTCGTGCTTCGGATTTCGAATTTCCCAGACTCTCTTTTAGGGTCTGGGCTATGTGCCACGCTATCGCCTCTCCCTCACGGTCGGGGTCGGTAGCAAGAAGAATCTCGCTCGCGTTTCGGGCGAGCGACTTAATTTCGGCGACAACTTTTTCTTTTCCTGGCGATATTTCATACAGGGGAATAAAACCGCCATCTATGTCGATTGCTTTCTTGTTGCTCTTTGGCAGGTCTCGGACGTGGCCGACCGAAGCCTTTACAATATATCCGTCGCCCAAATATTTTGAAATTGTTTTCGCCTTTGCAGGCGACTCCACAATCAATAATTTTTGATTCATGTTTTAAGTATTACACGGATTTAAAATTTTTTGCAACTTTCAACTATTCTAATTCAATGCTACTTTTATTTGCTGGAGCAAATAAAAGTAGAAATGGGTGATGTAAAACGTTTCAGATATACCCCAATAAATATTCGACATTTTGAAGATAAATGGTACTATATGGTTCGGGCTGATGCTTTGCATTGGCGAAACTGCACAAAATATTAAAAAACTATAGCCAAAGTAAGCCATTCCGAGAGGAAATTATGGTACACACGTGGTCACTTAGTCTAAGCGCAGAAGTTCGCAGACTCCTCGAACGTAGTCCGAATTGGAGCAAATCGCCGGGAGTCTTCAAAACGTTGAACTTTGGTCCGTATCTTCTTGTCTCGCACATGTCACCTAGTTCTGCGCGCTTGGCGTTTGAGAAAGAGCTGTGGGAAGAAAAATTGACAAAGTATTTGGACGGTCAGTCGAGCGAGTCGAAGGCACTCCAGGATAAAGTGCATAGGGGAGATCATGCTGTCATCGCCATCGACCTGTATAAGAAGGATACCAAAGCGCCACGAATGAAGCTCACTGTTACAAAAAAGGCTCGAGACAAGAACAAACGTTTCCGGTTCGTACTCCGGGTCGGTTTTTCTTTAGATGGCAAAGTCGAGGATATTTCGAGCCATATGTAGTGACTCTGCACATGTTTTCCAATGAGCGCACTGCCACAAGCAGTCGCTTTTTTTTGTCAGGCGTTTCTTTCGCATTTTCCCCTTTATGCTTTAAGTCGAAAAATGCATTTAGCTTTGCCAAAGAAATTTTTCGACCCAGGAGGCGATTTTACTCAATCGCACAATTTTTACATTACGGTGCAAAAATCACCATAATACTTTATACTTAACTTTATGCATTTAAAATCCCTAGAGCTCTCGGGCTTCAAGTCGTTTGCGAAAAAAACCATCCTTGATTTCAACACATCGATAACCGCTATTGTCGGCCCCAATGGTTCAGGCAAGTCGAATGTCGCGGAAGCTTTTAGTTTCGTTCTCGGCGAGCAGTCGCTGAAGTCACTTCGGGGAAAAAAGGGCGAAGACATGATATTTAACGGCGGGAGCAAGTCGGGCAAGATGAACCGTGCGTCCGTAAAGCTCATTTTCGACAACACAAAGAGGATGCTTAATGTGGATTTTCCGGAAGTTTCTCTGGAGCGCGTCGTGCACAGGGACGGAATTAATGAATACTCCATAAACGGCACGCAGGTCAGACTTCGGGACATAGTTGAACTTTTGGCCGGCGCTCACATCGGCTCGACCGGACACCATATTATTTCTCAGGGAGAGGCGGACAAGATTTTAAATTCCAATATGAGAGAACGGCGGGACATGCTCGAAGATGCGCTCGGGCTTAAAATTTACCAGTACAAGAAAGCCGAGTCATTTAAAAAACTCGAGAAAACCAAGGAGAATGTGAAGTCAGTCGAAAGCCTGCGTCGAGAACTCGCGCCACATCTGAATTTTCTGAAAAAGCAGGTTGAAAAAGTGGAGAAGGCGAGGGAAATGAAAGAGGAGCTCCAAACTCTTGCTCGCGAATATTTCAAAAGAGAAGATATTTACATCAAAGGAACGCGAAAGGATATCGAAATCGCAAGGAGAGAGCCTGTACGGGAACTTTCAAAGCTTGATGCGGAGCTCGCGAGCGCAAAAGAGACTTTTTCCCGTTCAAAGAATGAGTCAAGCCGGAGCAGGGAACTTCTAGAGATTGAGGAAAAATTATCAGGTTTGAGGCGCGTTCGCGATGACCGCGGGCGAGTGTTGGGTCGCATTGAAGGCGAAATCCTCGGCCTCAAGAAAAATATAGAGAGATTAAAGCTCGCCCTTTCGCAGGACGAGAATAAAACCGTGTACCTAAAAGATGTCCTTGAAATGGAGAAATCAATGGGAGTTCTCGCGAGCGAGGCGGAGGCGGAAAGTGAAATGGGCGCTTTGAAAACCATTCTTCACAAACTCATGACGCTTGTTCGCGATTTTATTCAAAAAAACAGGGGCAGATCGGACACGAAGGAAATTAAAGAGGCGGAGAATGAAATTGCAGTGCTCGAAATTGACAAGAGTAAAGTCGACGAAGAGATTGAGGCCGGTAAAGGAAATGAATCGCTCCTCCAAGATGCCTATCTTCATTTGAAAACAGAAATCGAGAATGAAAAAAGGGGCGGTTTTGAAGCCGAAAAGGAGATTCTAAAGATAATGGGAAGACAGCAGGAGCTAAACTCCAAGCTCATGCAACTTAAGGATGCTGAGGAGAGACTCAATATGGAGGAATCAAATTTTAAAGTGGAGCTTTCGGAGGTCGGGATTTTGGCTGGGAGGGAAGCGGTGGACTACCGAGATTTTATCGTGAAAGATTCAGGCGGAGCGGGGGTTTCAGAAGAAAATATGAGAATCGAGAATCGCCAAGGGCAGTTGGATAGAAAAAAAGTGGTGGAGCGCATTAAAATTCGCCTCGAAGAATTTGGCGGGAACAATGATGAAGTGCTCAAAGAGTATGGGGAAACGGAAGAGCGTGACAAATTTCTTGAACGGGAGCTCATTGATTTGGAAAAAAGCGCAGACTCTCTCCGCACGCTCATAGATGAACTCGAGTTAAAACTCGATGTCGAATTCAAAGAGGGTGTCCTGAAGGTGAATGAGAAATTTCAGGAATTCTTTGCGCTTATGTTTGGAGGGGGTAGTGCAACACTGCGCGTTGTCAAAGAAGAGCGCAGGAAGAGAAAAAGTGCGCTCGATGAACTCGAAGGAATGGAAGAAACTATTGAGGACGAGGAGGAAGAAGAGATGAAAGAGGGAATTGATATTGAAGTCAATCTTCCCGGAAAGCGTATCAAGGGTCTCCAGATGCTCTCGGGAGGGGAGAGAGCGCTCACATCTATTGCCCTTCTCTTTTCCATGAGCCAGGTCAATCCTCCGCCATTTATTATTCTTGACGAGACGGACGCGGCACTCGACGAAGCAAACTCCCGAAAGTACGGGGACATGGTTGAGAATCTTTCCAAGTATTCACAGCTTATTTTAATCACCCATAACCGCGAAACAATGTCTAGAGCCGGCATTCTTTACGGAGTGACAATGGGCTCCGACAGCGTTTCAAAGCTTCTCTCCATTGCTTTTGACGAGGCGGTGAAGGTGGCGAAATAAAATTGAGAATACGAATTTTTTAAAGGATTTCGTTTGAGAAAATACAAAAAAGGCTTATAAAAGCATTCACTATAACGAGACAGTCAAAATAAAATAGCGCTCGTCCTATCCCCGTAGCAGAGCTAGCGGGTATTCGGCGAGCGCATTTTATTTTGAGAACCCCTCGGTTCTCAACGCTCGCAGACTCGCTACTTTCCGCCACGGGGAAACTCCCGTTTCCCCGACCCCCTTCCCCAAACTCCGCATTTATCCCCACAGCAGAGCTGTGGGGAATTCTGCTGATTTATTAAACATTATTTTCTCTGACGCTACACGTTACTCGCTACACCAATTTGTAATCCAGCGTCTTCCTTTCGAGGTCAGCTTTGACGACAGTGAATTTCACTTTGTCTCCGAGCGTAAATCTCATTTTTTTCTTTTCCCCGACGATAGCATAATTTTTTTCATCAAAATTATAAAAGTCGTCTCCGAGGTCGCGGATCTTGACCATGCCTTCGCATTTCGTCTCTTCGTCCTCGACATAAAT
This portion of the Candidatus Taylorbacteria bacterium genome encodes:
- the topA gene encoding type I DNA topoisomerase; protein product: MNQKLLIVESPAKAKTISKYLGDGYIVKASVGHVRDLPKSNKKAIDIDGGFIPLYEISPGKEKVVAEIKSLARNASEILLATDPDREGEAIAWHIAQTLKESLGNSKSEARNSKQKIKRITYHEITKEAIEEALKHPRDIDENLRRAQEARRVLDRLVGYDLSGLIWKKVRYGLSAGRVQSPALRILMEREREIRAFISHAFWVITADTETADKKPVLFTCEKEPTEKSEVDAIMEIGKNNPWSIKDVVETEAKRSPRAPFITSTLQQSASSRLGFAPSKTMQVAQRLYEAGLVTYMRTDSTNLAPTALAQIYATIENKFGKEYLSPRVFARKSKNAQEAHEAIRPTNFAHESAGANDEQKKLYRLIWQRTISSQMADAKILRTRISAGVTDPAVPNFIANGSRTLFPGWLAVDVAARGEDVELPKVKTGDPLKLTEMKTEEKMTEPPPRYSEAGLVKELEKRGIGRPSTYASIIKTIIDRGYVEKFPPQGGKALKPTDTGDVVSSFLEKYFSEYISDTFTAEMEDKLDDIATGKRGYEKTLSDFYKPFSKDVKSKDKIERITNLGAGPIEFPCPVCKGPMIIKLGKAGKFLSCARFPDCAGARTFEGVELEGSVETGELCPLCGGKLIERDGKFGRFIACSNYPKCKYIKKDAELEKRNSTGVLCPVCKEGMMTERRGRFGLFYSCSNYPKCKNAIKAKPTGRICPMCHSLMMEGTKTIPERCSNKVCPNHNPHKANK
- a CDS encoding AAA family ATPase; this encodes MHLKSLELSGFKSFAKKTILDFNTSITAIVGPNGSGKSNVAEAFSFVLGEQSLKSLRGKKGEDMIFNGGSKSGKMNRASVKLIFDNTKRMLNVDFPEVSLERVVHRDGINEYSINGTQVRLRDIVELLAGAHIGSTGHHIISQGEADKILNSNMRERRDMLEDALGLKIYQYKKAESFKKLEKTKENVKSVESLRRELAPHLNFLKKQVEKVEKAREMKEELQTLAREYFKREDIYIKGTRKDIEIARREPVRELSKLDAELASAKETFSRSKNESSRSRELLEIEEKLSGLRRVRDDRGRVLGRIEGEILGLKKNIERLKLALSQDENKTVYLKDVLEMEKSMGVLASEAEAESEMGALKTILHKLMTLVRDFIQKNRGRSDTKEIKEAENEIAVLEIDKSKVDEEIEAGKGNESLLQDAYLHLKTEIENEKRGGFEAEKEILKIMGRQQELNSKLMQLKDAEERLNMEESNFKVELSEVGILAGREAVDYRDFIVKDSGGAGVSEENMRIENRQGQLDRKKVVERIKIRLEEFGGNNDEVLKEYGETEERDKFLERELIDLEKSADSLRTLIDELELKLDVEFKEGVLKVNEKFQEFFALMFGGGSATLRVVKEERRKRKSALDELEGMEETIEDEEEEEMKEGIDIEVNLPGKRIKGLQMLSGGERALTSIALLFSMSQVNPPPFIILDETDAALDEANSRKYGDMVENLSKYSQLILITHNRETMSRAGILYGVTMGSDSVSKLLSIAFDEAVKVAK